One segment of Coffea arabica cultivar ET-39 chromosome 7c, Coffea Arabica ET-39 HiFi, whole genome shotgun sequence DNA contains the following:
- the LOC140010684 gene encoding uncharacterized protein produces MEEMMKHLLANQQKTDSDLQSMRNQLGQVQSLQNQMNQMAITINRLESQVQGKLPSQPEANPKNVSAMTLRSGKEVQGPEPVIPKDKDEERIEKELEEEGTDNKNAKVPSNPIPTTKTNPPPFPSRLEKSKKQDKEKEVLEIFRKVEINIPLLDAIKQISRYAKFLRDLCANRKRLKGDERVIVGENVSAILQRKLPPKCGDPGPLKETGIIIQLADRTNAYPDGLIEDVFEVFEIEGRDELEVVLTRHFESETTSGVELSEEFKCVIGSLQTLPTTKTRYDLALIFIPEPHKRLLPSVVQAPVLELKPLPKHLKYAYLGEGETLPVIISAGLSKIQEDRLLRVLREHKQAIGWTIADIKGISPAVCMHRIRFEENAKPVRQAQRRLNPLMMEVVKKKILKLLDVGIIFAISDSPWVSPVQVVPKKAGVTVESNQEGYFQIAIAPEDQEKTTFTCPFGTFAYRRMPFGLCNAPATFQRCMVSIFSEYVEKIIEVFMDDFSVYGIEVDKVKIDVISTLPYPASVREVRSFLDHAGFYRRFIKDFSKIGAPLFQLLQNDVSFEFDETCKGAFNKLKELLTTSPIIQPPDWNLPFEIMCDASDYAVGAVLGQRVGKAAHAIYYASRALNGAQLNYSTTEKELLAVVFALEKFQSYLLDIVNFLATDKFPTGWPKAKRDKLRSDAKFYIWDDPYLWKRGADQIIRRCVSEAEFQSILAYCHSFACGGHFGPKRTARKVLESGFYWPTLFKDAYSFYYVSKWVEAKATRTNDSKVVAEFIKSNIFVRFGMPRAIVSDRVEIQSLKTEKKFEVNGHRLKPYYEEFSVERVEMMQLEDPICLV; encoded by the exons ATGGAAGAGATGATGAAGCATTTACTTGCTAATCAACAAAAGACGGATTCAGACCTGCAAAGCATGAGAAATCAACTGGGACAGGTGCAATCAttgcaaaatcaaatgaatcaaatggCTATAACAATCAACCGTTTGGAGTCCCAAGTTCAAGGAAAATTGCCATCTCAACCTGAGGCAAATCCAAAGAATGTAAGTGCAATGACCTTAAGGAGTGGCAAGGAAGTTCAAGGACCCGAACCGGTGATTCCTAAAGACAAGGACGAGGAACGGATTGAGAAAGAATTGGAAGAGGAGGGCACagacaacaaaaatgcaaaggTACCCTCGAACCCAATTCCTACAACTAAAACTAATCCACCTCCCTTTCCTAGCAGGTTAGAGAAATCAAAGAAGCAAGACAAGGAAAAAGAGGTCCTCGAGATCTTTCGCAAGGTGGAGATCAACATACCCCTACTGGATGCGATTAAACAAATATCCAGGTACGCAAAATTTTTGAGGGACCTGTGTGCCAATCGCAAGCGGTTGAAGGGGGATGAACGAGTTATAGTTGGGGAGAATGTTTCAGCAATTCTACAAAGGAAACTTCCACCAAAATGcggagatccag GCCCTTTGAAAGAAACTGGAATAATAATCCAACTAGCTGACAGGACCAATGCATACCCTGACGGGTTGATTGAAGATGTTTTt gaggtttttgaaattgaaggcaGGGATGAGCTAGAGGTCGTTCTGACCAGGCACTTCGAGTCCGAAACGACCTCTGGAGTAGAGTTGAGTGAAGAGTTTAAATGCGTGATTGGATCGTTGCAAACGTTACCAACCACGAAGACAAGGTATGACCTCGCACTCATTTTTATACCTGAACCTCACAAAAGGTTACTTccatctgtggtgcaggcacctgtCTTGGAACTGAAACCGCTGCCGAAACACCTGAAGTATGCATACTTGGGTGAAGGGGAGACACTTCCAGTGATCATCTCCGCGGGTTTATCAAAGATTCAAGAAGATAGACTACTTCGAGTTCTCAGGGAACATAAACAGGCGATAGGATGGACCATCGCCGATATCAAGGGAATTAGTCCTGCGGTGTGTATGCACCGAATTCGATTCGAGGAGAATGCTAAACCCGTACGGCAAGCTCAACGGAGATTAAATCCTCTCATGATGGAGGTCGTAAAGAAAAAGATTTTAAAACTGCTGGacgttggaattatatttgcaaTATCAGATAGCCCGTGGGTAAGTCCAGTACAGGTGGTCCCGAAGAAGGCAGGGGTGACAGTGGAATCAAACCAAGAGG gtTATTTTCAAATTGCCATCGCACCCGAGGACCAAGAGAAGACTACTTTCACCTGCCCATTTGGAACATTTGCATACCGAaggatgccatttggattgtgtAATGCACCTGCTACCTTCCAAAGATGCATGGTAAGTATCTTTTCAGAATATGTTGAGAAAATTATTGAGGTTTTCATGGACGATTTCAGTGTATATG GTATTGAGGTTGATAAGGTAAAAATAGATGTTATATCTACTTTACCTTACCCCGCAAGTGTGCGGGAAGTTCGTTCCTTCTTGGATCACGCAGGTTTCTATAGAAGGTTCATCAAGGACTTCTCGAAAATTGGAGCACCCTTGTTCCAACTTTTGCAAAATGATGTATCCTTCGAATTTGATGAAACATGTAAGGGGGCATTCAATAAGTTAAAGGAGTTATTGACCACCTCACCTATTATCCAACCCCCTGACTGGAACCTCCCATTCGAGATCATGTGTGACGCCAGCGACTATGCAGTGGGTGCGGTATTGGGTCAAAGAGTAGGAAAGGCAGCTCATGCTATCTACTACGCATCTCGAGCCTTGAATGGAGCTCAATTGAACTATTCAACCACCGAAAAGGAGCTTTTAGCAGTTGTTTTTGCCTTAGAGAAATTTCAGTCTTATTTACTTG atattgttaattttctagCCACTGACAAATTTCCTACCGGATGGCCTAAGGCGAAGAGAGACAAGTTGAGGAGCGATGCAAAGTTCTACATTTGGGATGATCCTTATCTCTGGAAGCGGGGTGCCGATCAAATCATCCGTAGATGTGTAAGTGAAGCTGAATTTCAATCTATTCTAGCCTATTGTCACTCTTTTGCATGTGGAGGTCACTTTGGACCGAAGAGAACGGCTCGTAAGGTGCTAGAGAGTGGATTCTATTGGCCAACCCTATTCAAGGACGCCTACTCATTTT ATTATGTTTCGAAGTGGGTAGAAGCAAAGGCCACCCGCACTAATGATTCCAAAGTGGTTGCAGAATTCAttaagtctaatatttttgtccgCTTTGGGATGCCGCGAGCAATTGTAAGTGATCGGG TAGAGATCCAGAGTTTGAAAACGGAGAAGAAATTTGAGGTAAATGGTCACCGTCTCAAGCCGTATTATGAAGAATTTTCAGTTGAACGGGTGGAGATGATGCAATTGGAAGACCCGATTTGCTTAGTTTAA